The sequence AACAGCCAGCCTCCTCCAGTTTGTGCCGTCCGATGGCGGAACCCGGCTGTACTGTGGGGATTGCGGCCGCCCGCTCGACGAGTATGCCACGGCGAGCCCCAAGGATGCTGCCACCGCCCGCCCGCTCGACGACGACCATCCGATCCACCACGCATGGGATGTGGTCATGGCCTTCGAGACGGATCTTTGCCGGGCGCTGGACTGCCGGATACCCACGTCTCGATGGATGGGGCCATCGCATCCGACGGCGTTCATCGCAGCAACCGAGGACCTGATAGTAGCACTGACGGTGGGTCAAGGCGGCTATCCTCGCCACCATGCGATCAACGCATTCGACAGCGCCGCCTTTCCTTCACCTGGACGGTTCAGATCAAATTTCGACTTGCAGTACTGGGCATGCTGCGTACCGCCTGCGCGACGCCGAAGTCTGCTGGCCGCGGTCGTGGCCCTTCTGTTGGAGGGGGAAACCGGCGCCTTGTTGTCGGAGACCTGCATCGGGTCGTACCGGTGGGTCGCCTCCCTGGATTGGCTGTGCCGCTGGGTTCGAGATGACCAGAGAGCTTGGCTGGTTGTACGAAGCGCGAGATGGCCGGAGCTTTTGCGGCAGCGGCTGGAAAAGATCGTTGGTGAGGCGTTTGTAATGCAGTCGGCTCACCGTGTCCGGGAAGCCTCCGTTCAGCGCCATAAGGGGAAAGCCCCACGTACGGGCAAGCCGTTTCCCGAAACGACACCGGAAAGCCCACCATCGAAGTCGCCTGCTCTCGGGCTGCCGGATGCCGCGCATTACCGGCGTTTGGCAGAAGAGATTCTCGCGAGCCCGGAGTGGTTGGCCGTGTGCCATGCTCCGCTGGCGGTGCGGAGAAGCACGTTGCATCGGTTGTCGGAAGCCGCCTTGGCGGCTTCTCGGACGCCCCGTGCCGTCAAGATAACTGGCGGCTGACTGTTCCCTGGCACGTGACGCGGTGTTCAACGCCAAGTCGCTTGTGAATGTGCGTCATACGGCGCCCGGCCAAGAGCAGGATCGCCGGCAGCTCAACTGGTTGGCCGCCGGACCTCGGCGGTGGTGCGGGCCACATCTGCCTCTAGTTGTGCGGAAGAGCGCCGGAGCGCGGCGCCGTAGCCGATCAGCAGCATGGCGCGGTTGCGCAGACCGAGCGGCCCGTCGGGCTGCGCCGCGAGCAGGCGCGGCAGGGCGTCGAGGAGGATCGGCGCGGCTTGGCGGATCGGGCGGTCGGCCTGGCCGCGGGCGAGGCCGTCGAGCACCAGGGCGATGCGCGGGTGCTTGAGGTCAACCGGAACCCCGGCGAGGCGGTGGGCGGTGGCGATGGCGGCGAGGTGAACGCGCAGCGTCGGCACGGTCAGCCGTTCGGCCGCCTTGACCAGATACATCCCGATGACATCGGCGTCGCCGGCCAGCGGGGCGAAGCCGAGGCGGTCGCACCACGCGCTGTAGGCCGTCCAGGCGGAGCGGTAGGCGCGCAGCGTGCCTTCCCCGCGCGTCCGCGTCGCCCAGACGGCGGCCTGCCGGGCGAGGTCCTGGATCTCGGTGGCCCGCGCCGGGTCCGCCGGGACCACAAGACGGCCGAACAGGCCGGTCTCCACAGCGACACCAGCGTCGACTTCGAACGGCTTGTCGACCACGGAGGCCTTCGTCTCGGAATTGGAGAGCCGGGCGCCGCAGTCAGAATGCGAACCGTCCGCCCAGGCGGGCATGGTCAGCGGCAGGTTAGCGTTTCGTCGCAGAAGCACATCCACCTGC comes from Azospirillum brasilense and encodes:
- a CDS encoding TniQ family protein translates to MTVGSVMAPTVLPLAPRPMEDELLSSWLSRVACRYDLDGGALRGLLTTPGGDAEGMASLHGLDYRPAREEITALAVAARLPVERLSALALARAHPTWPRHWFAWDWGALDPTNGTERYADALAPGWCELCLSEDRATGRHAYLRRHWAHAAVGFCHRHRLPLRHLCPFCGTASLLQFVPSDGGTRLYCGDCGRPLDEYATASPKDAATARPLDDDHPIHHAWDVVMAFETDLCRALDCRIPTSRWMGPSHPTAFIAATEDLIVALTVGQGGYPRHHAINAFDSAAFPSPGRFRSNFDLQYWACCVPPARRRSLLAAVVALLLEGETGALLSETCIGSYRWVASLDWLCRWVRDDQRAWLVVRSARWPELLRQRLEKIVGEAFVMQSAHRVREASVQRHKGKAPRTGKPFPETTPESPPSKSPALGLPDAAHYRRLAEEILASPEWLAVCHAPLAVRRSTLHRLSEAALAASRTPRAVKITGG